Proteins from a genomic interval of Zingiber officinale cultivar Zhangliang chromosome 2A, Zo_v1.1, whole genome shotgun sequence:
- the LOC122044258 gene encoding uncharacterized protein LOC122044258 codes for MNYDEKPREQAADRRRRNDVQHQGGLPEDRLTFLPNDILFSILSFLTIKQCVALSATCSDFRRRLPSLIPRLDTFRLDVGLRYCGHYTPKISTFPSRTLLRQFRIVLHNDYIDFPKCLKPMLVEAGVRDLIVEASNNRWFICNARQVCVFGIKSMRSLSLIRIPMMWWCYDRRPSSPFPCTNLTSLKIELCILHVGVLFSILASSPFLETLQLIRCGGLDRSTDKLSIHSASIKHLVLFSSSPFVNAIDIQAPKLEYLVVDVVTALRIEAPKFRNASFLLRLEPQDDLPDALMTLFGAAFPTRAAWIMLNSSTAPDILAAGNEIDEFIPPEGKEKALFFNLHFNLKDQSSTMLFTELLKKCNYCNTEFDIRVDSADSAYLQSANKPAMDGHLPHGLTQVELIKLQMKMPTKTFEGFLSNQNKITDELKQVGLQKLKSRTNSKLFEEILASKESLFEISSNIANCIEMKF; via the exons ATGAACTACGATGAGAAACCGCGTGAGCAGGCGGCGGACCGCCGCCGCCGCAACGATGTGCAGCATCAGGGTGGCCTGCCGGAGGACCGCCTCACTTTCCTCCCCAACGACATCCTCTTCTCCATCCTCTCCTTTCTCACCATCAAGCAGTGCGTCGCCCTCTCCGCCACCTGCTCCGACTTCCGACGCCGCCTCCCCTCCCTCATCCCCCGACTCGACACCTTCCGCTTGGACGTCGGCCTCCGCTATTGCGGCCACTACACCCCCAAAATATCCACCTTCCCCTCGCGTACCCTGCTCCGCCAATTCCGCATCGTCCTCCACAACGACTACATCGACTTCCCCAAATGCTTGAAGCCGATGCTCGTCGAGGCGGGCGTACGAGATCTCATCGTCGAAGCCTCCAACAACAGATGGTTCATTTGCAACGCCAGGCAAGTCTGTGTCTTCGGCATCAAGTCCATGAGGAGTCTCTCATTGATCAGAATCCCGATGATGTGGTGGTGCTACGATCGCCGCCCCTCTTCGCCCTTTCCCTGCACCAATCTCACCTCCCTCAAAATCGAACTTTGCATCCTTCACGTTGGTGTCCTGTTCTCCATCCTCGCCTCCTCCCCCTTTCTCGAGACTCTGCAGCTCATCCGTTGCGGCGGTCTCGATCGCAGCACAGACAAACTAAGCATCCACTCCGCCTCCATCAAGCATCTAGTCCTATTCTCCTCGAGCCCCTTCGTCAACGCCATCGACATCCAGGCCCCAAAGCTCGAGTATCTCGTCGTCGACGTCGTCACTGCGCTGCGCATTGAAGCGCCCAAGTTCCGGAACGCGTCATTCCTTCTCCGCCTCGAGCCGCAGGATGATCTTCCAGATGCGTTGATGACTCTTTTCGGAGCTGCTTTTCCAACGAGAGCCGCTTGGATCATGCTGAATTCTAGCACAGCCCCAGAC ATATTAGCAGCAGGAAATGAAATCGATGAATTTATTCCTCCGGAAGGCAAAGAGAAAGCCCTGTTTTTCAACCTCCACTTCAATCTGAAAGATCAATCGTCAACTATGTTATTCACCGAGTTGCTCAAGAAGTGCAATTACTGCAATACCGAGTTTGATATACGTGTAGATTCTGCAGATTCGGCTTATTTACAGAGCGCCAATAAACCAGCAATGGACGGTCACTTGCCTCATGGCTTGACACAAGTAGAGCTAATTAAATTACAAATGAAAATGCCCACCAAGACATTTGAAGGGTTTCTCTCGAATCAGAATAAGATAACGGATGAATTAAAGCAAGTCGGATTGCAAAAGTTGAAAAGTCGCACCAACAGCAAGCTGTTCGAAGAGATATTAGCATCTAAGGAGTCTCTGTTTGAAATATCTTCCAATATTGCTAACTGCATTGaaatgaaattttag